A single Curtobacterium sp. MCSS17_015 DNA region contains:
- a CDS encoding GolD/DthD family dehydrogenase, with protein MPTSPNHHPSTTTEEFAAALRPGPERLDHGNPFSGRVAVVTGAASGIGNAVAHALADRGARVAVLDVRADASTAAADALAGSGHLGTACDVTDQDSVERAVAEVVDATGRIDVLVNCAGIVALAPAEELGADAWARTLAVNLTGTHRVTQAVGRHMLAAGHGRVVTIASQAAHVGIDGHAAYCASKAGVLGLTRVLALEWGRRGVTVNTVSPTVVLTALGRSAWANEAGLRHQDEIPTGRFATPDEIAAAVLFLAGESAAMVNGADLRVDGGFTIR; from the coding sequence ATGCCCACGTCTCCGAACCACCACCCATCCACCACGACGGAGGAGTTCGCCGCCGCACTCCGCCCCGGACCGGAACGCCTCGACCACGGCAACCCGTTCTCCGGTCGCGTCGCGGTGGTCACCGGCGCCGCGTCCGGCATCGGCAACGCGGTCGCGCACGCCCTCGCCGACCGCGGGGCCCGGGTCGCCGTGCTCGACGTCCGCGCCGACGCCTCGACCGCTGCCGCCGACGCACTCGCCGGCTCCGGGCACCTCGGCACCGCGTGCGACGTCACCGACCAGGACTCGGTCGAGCGGGCGGTCGCCGAGGTCGTCGACGCCACCGGCCGCATCGACGTCCTGGTCAACTGCGCGGGCATCGTCGCGCTCGCACCGGCCGAGGAACTCGGTGCCGACGCCTGGGCCCGGACGCTCGCGGTGAACCTCACCGGCACCCACCGCGTCACGCAGGCGGTCGGTCGCCACATGCTGGCCGCGGGCCACGGTCGTGTCGTGACCATCGCGTCGCAGGCCGCGCACGTCGGCATCGACGGACATGCCGCCTACTGCGCGTCGAAGGCCGGGGTCCTCGGGCTCACCCGGGTGCTCGCGCTCGAGTGGGGGCGCCGTGGCGTGACCGTCAACACCGTGTCGCCGACGGTCGTGCTCACCGCGCTCGGCCGCTCGGCGTGGGCGAACGAGGCCGGGCTCCGCCACCAGGACGAGATCCCGACCGGTCGGTTCGCGACGCCGGACGAGATCGCGGCGGC